A window from Aerococcus sp. Group 1 encodes these proteins:
- a CDS encoding DUF1934 domain-containing protein, giving the protein MSRMKETIHIRGVNHIQQAGEKQELVIDQKGTYFAHPHAFFIEYEEDFQGAKSRVRLKFDHKQGLTIKRSGQSVQATIPLALGKRQSFLYRIKGLPNLSLASELDQIEMEEFEGGGRINCHYRIFEDLHQELGQYQLQLKYTYDVV; this is encoded by the coding sequence ATGAGTAGAATGAAGGAGACCATTCATATCCGTGGCGTCAACCACATTCAGCAAGCGGGGGAAAAGCAGGAATTGGTCATCGACCAAAAAGGCACTTACTTTGCCCACCCCCATGCTTTCTTTATTGAATATGAAGAAGATTTTCAAGGAGCTAAGAGCCGGGTGCGGTTGAAGTTTGACCACAAGCAGGGCCTAACCATTAAGCGCTCAGGTCAATCTGTCCAGGCCACTATCCCCTTAGCATTGGGAAAGCGGCAGAGCTTTCTCTACCGGATCAAGGGTTTGCCTAACTTAAGCCTGGCTAGTGAACTGGACCAGATCGAGATGGAAGAATTTGAAGGAGGTGGCAGGATTAACTGTCACTACCGAATTTTCGAAGACTTGCACCAAGAATTGGGTCAATATCAATTGCAATTGAAATATACTTATGATGTAGTGTAA
- the rpoE gene encoding DNA-directed RNA polymerase subunit delta, which produces MNLQRLDHQNKEELSLLEVAYEILAESNEVYDFNHLLAAVQEYLDLTDDQVAQRMVTFYTELNTDGSFISLGENRWGLRAWYPIDSINEAIVSSMDDEDIKEKHKTSRRKKVNVFDEGNEDMIDYNADDPEDVDAYEADFDDEDYDEADYDDVDVDDDDEDSDENDELKDYQSDLDELGDDETEDDLEDGLEGDLTILDDEDLEDEEEDDHDF; this is translated from the coding sequence GTGAACTTACAACGCCTAGACCACCAAAATAAGGAGGAGCTGTCTTTATTAGAAGTGGCTTATGAAATTTTGGCTGAGAGTAATGAAGTTTATGATTTCAATCATTTATTAGCAGCTGTGCAAGAATATCTTGACTTGACCGATGACCAAGTGGCTCAACGCATGGTCACCTTCTATACTGAATTAAATACTGATGGAAGTTTCATTTCCTTGGGAGAAAACCGCTGGGGCTTACGGGCTTGGTATCCGATTGATTCCATTAACGAAGCCATTGTTTCTTCCATGGATGATGAAGATATCAAAGAAAAACATAAGACCTCCCGTCGTAAGAAAGTCAATGTCTTTGATGAAGGCAATGAGGACATGATCGATTACAATGCCGATGACCCAGAAGATGTTGATGCGTATGAAGCAGACTTTGATGATGAGGATTACGATGAAGCAGACTATGACGATGTCGACGTGGATGACGACGATGAAGATAGTGACGAAAATGATGAATTGAAAGATTATCAATCTGACTTGGATGAGTTAGGTGATGATGAAACCGAAGATGACTTAGAAGATGGTCTGGAAGGCGACTTAACCATTCTCGATGATGAGGACTTGGAAGACGAAGAGGAAGACGACCACGATTTCTAA
- a CDS encoding UDP-N-acetylglucosamine 1-carboxyvinyltransferase, producing MKKFIIEGGRPLSGEVLVSGAKNSTVALIPAAILADSPVVLEAVPTIDDVDSLISILRDFNVSADFQEHVLRIDPSQMENIPMPEGKIQSLRASYYFMGALLAKYGEGTVGLPGGCSLGPRPIDLHIKGFEALGAKIESENGAIHFSTPNGLTGADIYLDVVSVGATINIMLAAVKAKGQTVIDNAAREPEIIDVATLLNKMGANIKGVGTSTIRIEGVDHLHGVSHAIIPDRIEAGTYLTAAALVGQGVYVKNVIFEHIEGLVAKMGEMGVKMDVYEDKIYVHPQADDLEMVNIKTAAYPGFATDLQQPITPLLITAHGSGVIEDTIYPKRVNHVPELQRMGADIHVVDDTIHIKGPKSLTGTKVTASDLRAGACLINAGLAASGRTDLYGAEHILRGYDNICEKLQKLGAKIDLVDIDD from the coding sequence ATGAAAAAATTTATTATCGAAGGCGGACGACCACTTAGCGGAGAAGTGTTAGTTTCTGGGGCTAAGAATAGTACAGTAGCGCTGATTCCTGCTGCTATTCTGGCAGATAGTCCTGTTGTCTTAGAGGCTGTTCCAACGATTGATGATGTTGATTCGCTGATTAGTATTTTAAGAGACTTTAATGTGAGTGCTGATTTCCAAGAGCACGTCCTACGTATTGACCCTAGCCAAATGGAAAATATTCCTATGCCTGAAGGGAAGATTCAAAGTTTACGGGCTTCCTATTACTTTATGGGGGCCTTACTGGCTAAATATGGTGAAGGCACCGTGGGCTTGCCGGGTGGTTGTTCCCTCGGTCCCCGTCCTATTGACCTCCATATTAAAGGCTTTGAAGCCCTAGGTGCTAAAATTGAAAGCGAAAATGGCGCCATCCACTTTTCCACCCCTAATGGCTTAACGGGAGCTGATATCTATTTAGATGTTGTTAGTGTCGGAGCGACTATTAATATTATGTTAGCAGCTGTCAAGGCTAAGGGGCAAACGGTGATTGATAACGCCGCCCGGGAGCCTGAAATTATTGACGTAGCCACCCTTTTAAATAAAATGGGGGCTAACATTAAAGGGGTAGGGACCTCAACCATCCGGATAGAAGGGGTTGACCACTTACACGGGGTCAGCCATGCCATTATCCCCGACCGGATTGAAGCGGGAACCTATCTCACTGCCGCTGCCCTGGTTGGCCAAGGCGTTTATGTGAAGAACGTGATCTTTGAACATATTGAAGGCCTAGTGGCTAAGATGGGCGAAATGGGCGTTAAGATGGATGTCTACGAAGATAAGATCTATGTCCATCCCCAAGCGGATGACCTGGAGATGGTCAATATTAAAACGGCTGCTTATCCCGGCTTTGCCACTGACCTCCAGCAACCGATAACCCCGCTCTTAATTACTGCCCATGGGAGTGGCGTGATCGAGGATACCATCTATCCTAAACGGGTCAACCATGTCCCTGAATTACAACGGATGGGAGCCGATATCCATGTGGTAGACGACACCATCCATATCAAGGGTCCTAAGTCCTTAACCGGTACCAAGGTCACTGCCTCTGATCTGAGGGCAGGGGCTTGTTTGATCAATGCCGGCTTGGCTGCTTCTGGACGGACCGACCTCTATGGGGCTGAACATATCTTACGGGGTTACGATAACATTTGTGAAAAATTACAGAAATTAGGAGCCAAGATCGACCTGGTTGATATTGACGACTAA
- the rho gene encoding transcription termination factor Rho: MTKKKAKFEKDELLTWEDLEGLTLKQIYDYAKEYKIPYYSQMNKKELILAVIRAQEKSQGYFSVEGILDITGNEFGFLRPINYSPSQEDIYISNSQMRRFGLRNGDLVSGTARPPKNNERYLGLMHVYGVNGKDPEEAKQRSHFPALTPIYPDQALRLESAPNRLSTRMIDLIAPVGFGQRGLIAAPPKAGKTVLLKEIANGISENYPEAELIILLIDERPEEVTDLERSVQGEVVSSTFDQKPDNHVRVAELVLERARRLVEDKRDVIVLMDSITRLARAYNLIEPPSGRTLSGGLDPAALYGPKRFFGSARNIEDGGSLTILATALTDTGSRMDDMIYEEFKGTGNMELHLSRQLAERRIFPAIDIKKSGTRKEELLLSTQALEALWQLRQGMQGNSQEYTESFIHELSQTKTNQQFIERLASFGQALKENKKVLKSKKLCDSILLLCKNNL, from the coding sequence ATGACTAAGAAGAAAGCAAAATTTGAAAAAGATGAGCTCTTAACCTGGGAAGATCTGGAAGGCCTCACCCTCAAGCAAATCTATGACTACGCTAAGGAATATAAGATTCCTTACTACAGTCAAATGAATAAAAAGGAACTGATTCTAGCCGTTATCCGGGCCCAAGAAAAAAGCCAGGGCTATTTTTCAGTGGAGGGCATCCTGGATATTACCGGTAATGAATTTGGCTTTTTGCGCCCGATTAACTATTCCCCCAGTCAGGAAGACATTTATATTTCTAATTCCCAAATGCGCCGCTTTGGCTTACGGAATGGGGACTTAGTCTCTGGTACCGCCCGGCCGCCCAAGAACAATGAACGCTATCTGGGCTTGATGCATGTCTATGGGGTCAACGGCAAGGATCCTGAAGAAGCTAAACAGCGCTCGCACTTCCCCGCCCTAACGCCTATCTATCCTGACCAGGCCCTGCGCTTAGAATCGGCGCCTAACCGCCTATCGACCCGGATGATTGACCTCATTGCTCCGGTCGGCTTTGGCCAACGGGGCTTGATTGCGGCCCCTCCCAAGGCAGGGAAGACCGTCTTACTTAAAGAAATAGCCAATGGTATCAGCGAAAACTACCCGGAGGCAGAATTGATTATTCTCTTAATCGATGAGCGTCCTGAAGAAGTGACTGACCTCGAGCGCAGTGTCCAAGGGGAAGTGGTCAGCTCGACCTTCGACCAAAAACCTGATAACCATGTCCGGGTGGCTGAATTGGTCTTGGAACGGGCCCGACGTTTGGTCGAAGATAAGCGGGATGTCATCGTCTTGATGGATTCCATCACCCGTCTGGCCCGGGCCTATAACTTGATTGAGCCACCTTCCGGTCGGACCCTATCCGGAGGTTTGGACCCGGCTGCCTTATACGGTCCCAAGCGCTTCTTCGGGTCTGCCAGAAATATTGAAGATGGCGGATCTTTGACCATCCTAGCGACGGCTTTAACTGATACCGGTTCACGGATGGATGACATGATTTATGAAGAGTTCAAGGGCACTGGCAATATGGAATTACACCTGTCCCGGCAACTGGCCGAGCGGCGGATTTTCCCAGCTATTGATATTAAGAAGTCAGGCACCCGCAAGGAAGAACTGCTCTTAAGTACCCAAGCCCTAGAAGCCCTCTGGCAACTCCGCCAAGGCATGCAGGGGAATAGCCAAGAGTATACTGAGTCCTTCATCCATGAGTTATCGCAAACCAAGACTAACCAACAATTTATCGAACGCTTGGCTTCTTTTGGTCAAGCTTTGAAAGAAAATAAAAAAGTCTTGAAATCAAAAAAACTCTGTGATAGTATATTGCTGTTATGTAAAAATAATCTCTAA
- a CDS encoding type B 50S ribosomal protein L31, with translation MKQNIHPDYHPVVFMDTSTGFKFLSGSTKTSDETVEWEDGNTYPLIRVEISSDSHPFYTGRQKFTQADGRVDRFNKKYGFADANAKKD, from the coding sequence ATGAAACAAAATATCCATCCAGATTACCATCCAGTCGTTTTTATGGACACAAGTACAGGTTTTAAATTCCTATCTGGTTCCACAAAAACTTCTGATGAAACCGTTGAATGGGAAGACGGCAACACTTATCCATTGATTCGTGTGGAAATTTCTTCCGACTCCCACCCATTCTATACCGGACGTCAAAAATTCACCCAAGCCGATGGACGTGTGGACCGTTTCAACAAGAAATACGGTTTTGCCGACGCCAACGCCAAGAAAGACTAA
- a CDS encoding class A sortase, producing the protein MKKINWSRILGILLILVGIGFIIYQYVPAVQVYINQKTYALSNVDRDQVLKNQEDNSGNYDPNQVTMVTPEMVRAARKRIREGSDELNVIGALAMPKQNISISVMNGLSESVLLSGAGTFYPNQEMGVNNYPLASHNMDAIAPGLLLSPMVENTSLGDKIYLTDMKNIYEYETFYAQKTDPSRVDMVTLESKEPIVTLVTCEESTSAAMRYIVQGKLVKQWPFEKAPKEVIEYFS; encoded by the coding sequence ATGAAGAAGATTAACTGGAGTCGCATATTGGGAATTCTCCTGATTCTTGTAGGAATCGGCTTTATTATTTACCAATATGTTCCCGCTGTGCAAGTGTATATTAACCAAAAAACTTATGCCCTAAGCAATGTCGACCGTGACCAAGTCCTCAAGAACCAGGAAGATAACTCAGGGAACTACGATCCTAACCAAGTGACTATGGTAACCCCTGAAATGGTCCGTGCCGCCCGGAAACGAATCCGTGAAGGCAGTGATGAACTCAATGTGATCGGAGCCTTGGCTATGCCCAAACAAAATATTTCGATTTCGGTGATGAATGGTTTAAGCGAGAGTGTCCTTTTAAGTGGAGCAGGGACCTTTTACCCCAACCAAGAGATGGGGGTCAATAATTATCCCTTGGCCAGCCATAATATGGATGCCATTGCGCCAGGCTTGTTGCTCTCCCCTATGGTGGAAAATACTTCTTTAGGGGATAAAATTTACTTGACTGATATGAAGAACATTTATGAGTATGAAACCTTCTATGCCCAAAAAACTGATCCTAGCCGGGTAGACATGGTGACGCTTGAATCCAAGGAGCCAATAGTGACCCTGGTGACTTGTGAAGAATCCACTTCTGCCGCCATGCGTTATATCGTCCAAGGAAAGCTGGTTAAACAATGGCCTTTTGAGAAGGCACCTAAAGAAGTTATCGAATACTTCAGCTAA
- a CDS encoding D-alanine--D-alanine ligase has translation MKIVLLYGGQSAEHDISIMTAQSIIKHINYQKHTLLPVYISQANQWIKGPAIDRAPEADLPLRFNPELDANDPEHGDLVSPCQVFNGEEVIAFPALHGPHGEDGKIQGLFESLNVPYVGAGVLSSAAGMDKIISKQLFQQAQIPQVPFTALTHYEWDQERAKSLTRIEGELVYPIFVKPANLGSSVGISCANDREELIQAIELAFNYDRRVIVEQGVEAREVEVAVLGNDAIETSVAGEVVKSKSFYNYEEKYINNTVELAIPADLPGEIMDKIRAYAAKAYAAIDSSGLTRVDFFVTHNMDIYINEVNTMPGFTQWSMYPSLWEATGIPYDQLLERLIQLGLERFETYKGLKNEQ, from the coding sequence ATGAAGATTGTCTTACTATACGGAGGACAAAGTGCTGAGCATGATATTTCTATTATGACGGCGCAATCAATTATTAAGCATATTAATTATCAAAAGCATACTTTGTTGCCTGTCTATATTAGTCAGGCCAACCAATGGATTAAGGGGCCAGCGATTGACCGAGCTCCAGAAGCGGACCTTCCGCTCCGTTTTAATCCTGAATTGGACGCTAATGATCCTGAACACGGCGACTTAGTCAGTCCTTGTCAGGTCTTTAATGGGGAAGAAGTTATTGCCTTCCCAGCCTTACACGGTCCCCACGGGGAAGATGGCAAGATTCAAGGTCTATTTGAAAGCTTGAATGTGCCTTATGTGGGCGCGGGCGTTCTATCTAGTGCAGCGGGTATGGATAAAATTATCTCTAAGCAACTCTTCCAACAAGCCCAAATTCCCCAAGTGCCTTTCACAGCCCTAACCCATTATGAATGGGACCAAGAACGGGCCAAAAGCCTCACTCGAATTGAAGGGGAATTGGTTTATCCGATCTTTGTTAAACCCGCTAACCTAGGGTCTAGTGTGGGGATTTCCTGTGCCAATGACCGGGAGGAATTAATCCAAGCCATTGAGTTGGCCTTTAATTATGACCGCCGGGTAATTGTAGAACAAGGGGTAGAAGCCCGTGAGGTAGAAGTGGCCGTGCTCGGTAATGATGCCATTGAAACCTCAGTGGCCGGTGAAGTGGTCAAGTCTAAGAGTTTCTATAACTACGAGGAAAAATACATCAATAATACCGTAGAATTAGCCATTCCTGCCGACCTGCCTGGTGAGATTATGGATAAGATCCGCGCTTATGCCGCTAAGGCCTATGCTGCTATCGATTCTAGTGGCTTAACCCGGGTGGACTTCTTTGTCACTCATAATATGGATATCTACATCAATGAAGTCAACACCATGCCTGGCTTTACCCAATGGTCCATGTATCCATCCTTATGGGAAGCCACTGGTATTCCTTATGACCAATTGCTGGAAAGATTAATCCAATTAGGCTTAGAACGTTTTGAAACTTATAAAGGATTGAAAAATGAGCAGTGA
- the murF gene encoding UDP-N-acetylmuramoyl-tripeptide--D-alanyl-D-alanine ligase, which yields MKALAINEIVKAVGAVDYDSTAAHNLITSVAFNSKEIKPGGLFIPLKAARDGHDFIQDAIDHGAQATLWANDPADAPSEIPVIQVEDTFTAFVDLAKYYLGLIGPKVIAVTGSAGKTTTKDMTAATLSTTFNVYKTQGNYNNQLGVPFTILSMPEDTEVLVVEMGMSGPGEIRFLAQLCPMDVAVITMIGESHIEFLGSRENIAKAKLEILEGLKEDGTFIYPGDEPLVDQAVVDMPEIKKIRVGLDDSEDVYAENIVNEREHTHFYTNLSPNVELSIPVSGDYNVKNALMACAVAYSQGLAVEQIKTPLSQFKLTANRSEWLMGKDDIQILNDTYNANPSAMRAVIRNFSQLERPAVTSHKVLVLGDMLELGKYSASMHASIAEEIDSPHIDGVYLYGKEMQALARALQEKGYPEDKIHYYPEDKAALIKDLLDQVQSQDQILVKASHGMGLAEVVAALKS from the coding sequence ATGAAAGCATTAGCCATCAATGAGATTGTCAAAGCCGTGGGGGCAGTAGACTATGATTCCACAGCTGCCCATAACTTGATTACGTCGGTAGCCTTTAATTCTAAGGAAATTAAGCCAGGGGGCTTGTTTATCCCCCTCAAAGCTGCCCGGGATGGTCACGATTTTATCCAAGATGCCATCGACCATGGGGCCCAAGCCACCTTGTGGGCTAATGACCCCGCCGATGCGCCTAGTGAGATCCCGGTTATCCAGGTGGAAGACACCTTCACCGCCTTTGTTGACCTGGCCAAATATTATTTAGGTCTCATTGGACCTAAGGTGATTGCTGTTACCGGTTCCGCTGGCAAGACCACGACCAAGGATATGACCGCGGCCACCCTATCAACCACCTTCAATGTCTATAAGACCCAGGGCAATTATAATAACCAACTCGGCGTTCCCTTTACTATCCTCTCCATGCCGGAAGATACTGAAGTCCTGGTAGTCGAAATGGGAATGTCAGGACCTGGGGAAATTCGCTTCCTGGCCCAACTCTGTCCCATGGACGTTGCGGTGATTACTATGATCGGGGAGAGCCATATTGAATTCCTCGGCTCGCGAGAAAATATTGCCAAGGCCAAGCTAGAAATCCTAGAAGGCTTAAAGGAAGACGGCACCTTCATTTACCCAGGCGACGAGCCCTTGGTTGACCAAGCGGTGGTCGACATGCCGGAAATCAAAAAGATCCGGGTAGGACTGGATGACTCTGAGGATGTCTATGCCGAAAATATTGTCAATGAGCGCGAGCATACCCATTTTTATACCAACTTGTCGCCTAATGTGGAATTATCCATTCCTGTGAGTGGCGACTATAATGTGAAGAATGCTCTGATGGCCTGTGCGGTCGCCTATAGCCAAGGCTTAGCGGTGGAACAAATTAAAACGCCCCTGAGTCAATTTAAGCTAACGGCCAACCGTAGTGAGTGGTTGATGGGTAAGGATGACATCCAAATTCTCAACGATACCTATAACGCCAACCCCAGTGCTATGCGGGCAGTTATCCGTAATTTCTCACAATTAGAACGTCCCGCTGTCACCAGCCATAAGGTATTGGTCTTAGGGGATATGTTAGAATTAGGCAAGTACAGCGCCAGCATGCATGCCAGCATTGCTGAGGAGATTGATAGCCCGCATATTGACGGAGTCTATCTCTATGGTAAAGAAATGCAAGCTTTGGCGAGAGCCCTCCAGGAAAAGGGCTATCCCGAAGATAAAATTCATTACTATCCTGAAGATAAGGCCGCTTTAATTAAGGATTTATTAGACCAAGTCCAATCACAAGACCAAATCCTGGTCAAAGCCAGTCACGGTATGGGACTGGCTGAAGTCGTTGCTGCGCTCAAGTCTTAA
- a CDS encoding DEAD/DEAH box helicase, with amino-acid sequence MKFEELNLDPRLLQAVKNMGFEETTPIQAQTIPYALEGRDVLGQAQTGTGKTAAFGLPLLEKIDHHTEHIQALVIAPTRELAIQNGQELYRLGKEKGVRTVNVYGGANIRRQIHQIKKGAPVVVGTPGRLIDLMKRKVLNLNFIETLVLDEADEMLNMGFIEDIETIIRATPSNRQTLLFSATMPKEIQRIGEHFMQDPVTVKIEAKEMTADTIDQYFTKCHDREKFDLLTRFIDVSHAKLAIVFARTKRRVDEVSRGLIERGYQAEGIHGDLSQEKRSSIMKDFKDGRLEILVATDVAARGLDISNVTHVYNYDIPQDPESYVHRIGRTGRAGKGGMSITFVSNHEMGYLRTIENLTHKKMSPLRPPTEEEAFTGQIKQSLAAVEELLEEDRDDQYEEVVNYLSENYTAEQLALAVVRSQMKDKNDVKVSITPERPLGRKRSDKSRGKSHSKNRGQHKGRNHHSKPRPKNNKGQGKSKHTGNKKRSQAKKHNKPAKNQSNKQSFTIH; translated from the coding sequence ATGAAATTTGAAGAATTGAATTTAGATCCTAGACTGCTCCAAGCGGTCAAGAATATGGGCTTTGAAGAAACCACCCCCATCCAAGCACAAACCATTCCCTACGCCTTAGAAGGACGGGATGTTTTAGGTCAGGCTCAAACCGGTACCGGAAAAACCGCTGCTTTTGGCCTACCCCTCTTAGAAAAAATCGACCACCATACCGAACATATCCAAGCCTTAGTGATCGCGCCAACCCGGGAATTAGCCATCCAAAATGGCCAAGAACTTTACCGCCTGGGTAAGGAAAAGGGCGTCCGCACGGTCAATGTTTACGGTGGGGCTAATATCCGCCGGCAAATTCATCAAATTAAAAAAGGCGCTCCCGTCGTTGTGGGAACACCCGGCCGGTTAATCGATTTAATGAAACGCAAGGTCTTAAACTTAAACTTTATCGAAACCTTGGTCCTAGATGAAGCCGATGAAATGCTTAACATGGGCTTTATCGAAGACATTGAAACCATTATTCGTGCCACTCCGTCTAACCGGCAAACCTTGCTCTTTTCGGCCACCATGCCCAAGGAAATCCAACGCATTGGTGAACACTTCATGCAAGACCCGGTAACGGTCAAAATCGAAGCTAAGGAAATGACCGCAGATACCATCGATCAATACTTTACCAAGTGCCATGACCGGGAAAAATTTGATCTTTTAACCCGCTTTATTGATGTCAGCCATGCCAAACTGGCTATTGTTTTTGCCCGGACCAAACGCCGGGTGGATGAAGTTAGCCGGGGACTGATTGAACGGGGCTACCAGGCTGAAGGCATCCATGGGGACTTATCCCAGGAAAAACGGTCTAGCATTATGAAGGACTTTAAAGACGGTCGTTTGGAAATTTTAGTGGCTACTGATGTGGCGGCTCGTGGTTTAGACATCAGTAATGTGACCCATGTCTATAACTATGATATCCCCCAAGACCCTGAAAGCTATGTCCACCGGATCGGCCGGACCGGACGGGCAGGTAAGGGCGGCATGTCCATTACTTTCGTCTCAAATCATGAAATGGGTTACCTGCGTACGATTGAAAACCTAACCCATAAAAAAATGTCTCCCCTCCGTCCACCAACGGAAGAAGAAGCTTTCACGGGTCAAATCAAGCAATCTTTAGCTGCGGTTGAGGAACTCTTAGAAGAAGACCGTGATGACCAATACGAAGAAGTGGTGAACTACCTCAGCGAAAACTATACCGCTGAACAATTAGCCTTGGCCGTGGTTCGCTCACAAATGAAGGATAAAAATGATGTCAAGGTGTCCATCACTCCTGAACGGCCTTTAGGGCGGAAACGTTCCGACAAAAGCCGGGGCAAGTCCCACTCTAAGAACCGAGGCCAGCATAAGGGGAGAAATCACCACTCTAAGCCAAGACCTAAAAATAATAAGGGCCAAGGCAAGTCTAAGCACACCGGCAACAAAAAACGCAGCCAGGCTAAGAAACACAATAAGCCGGCTAAAAACCAATCCAATAAGCAATCATTTACCATTCATTAA
- the acpS gene encoding holo-ACP synthase, protein MIKGIGTDLVDIKRIEKAQKQRPDFANRVLTASEREAMEANSSWKRQMEFLSGRWAAKEAFAKALGTGIGLSLSFQDLEILNDQKGRPHLNTAAYSGKIFLSITHTDDYAQAFVVLEE, encoded by the coding sequence ATGATTAAAGGAATTGGTACCGACTTAGTTGACATCAAACGAATTGAAAAAGCGCAAAAACAGCGCCCCGATTTTGCCAATCGGGTATTAACAGCAAGTGAACGAGAGGCCATGGAAGCTAACAGCAGCTGGAAGCGCCAAATGGAATTTCTTTCGGGACGCTGGGCGGCTAAAGAGGCCTTTGCCAAGGCCTTGGGGACCGGCATTGGCCTATCCCTATCCTTCCAGGACCTGGAAATATTAAATGACCAAAAGGGCCGCCCCCACCTGAACACCGCCGCCTATTCGGGCAAGATTTTTCTTTCGATCACCCATACCGATGACTATGCCCAAGCCTTTGTGGTCTTAGAAGAATAA
- a CDS encoding DUF2179 domain-containing protein, giving the protein MNIFILLFIFGINLIYIMLNTIRTLLAMRGYRSIAPFIAMIEVTIYTIGLSVVMKYLDSPIYLVVYALGYGIGIYLGILLEDKIALGHAVIQIFTQSTDNHLAQSLRQQGYGVTVQTGYGRDGDRLIMTVLTPWSREQQVCRTIETIDPKVFYISYDAKYIHGGFWTKRLRPSLPHPRKPMRKKVKGRGRMKARTRKTKQSKPLAKNFPRTRPVLVWDWKNKIVSLG; this is encoded by the coding sequence ATGAATATTTTTATTTTACTCTTTATCTTTGGCATTAATTTAATTTATATTATGCTTAACACCATCCGCACCTTACTGGCTATGCGGGGCTACCGGTCCATTGCGCCTTTTATCGCCATGATTGAGGTGACTATCTATACCATCGGGCTTTCTGTGGTGATGAAATACCTGGATAGCCCGATCTACCTGGTGGTTTATGCCCTAGGTTACGGGATTGGGATCTACCTGGGCATCCTCTTAGAAGATAAGATTGCCCTGGGACATGCAGTGATTCAGATTTTTACCCAGTCGACCGATAATCATTTGGCCCAAAGCTTGCGCCAACAAGGTTATGGGGTGACGGTGCAGACTGGGTACGGCCGGGATGGCGACCGCTTAATCATGACGGTCTTAACTCCGTGGTCCAGAGAACAGCAAGTCTGCCGGACCATTGAAACCATTGATCCCAAGGTCTTCTATATCTCTTATGATGCCAAATATATCCACGGTGGTTTTTGGACCAAGCGTTTGCGGCCCAGTCTTCCCCATCCTAGAAAACCCATGAGGAAAAAAGTAAAAGGCAGGGGGAGGATGAAAGCAAGGACAAGGAAGACTAAGCAATCAAAACCACTTGCTAAGAATTTTCCTCGGACGAGGCCCGTGCTTGTGTGGGATTGGAAGAATAAAATAGTGAGCCTGGGATAA